Proteins from a genomic interval of Arachis hypogaea cultivar Tifrunner chromosome 10, arahy.Tifrunner.gnm2.J5K5, whole genome shotgun sequence:
- the LOC140175606 gene encoding uncharacterized protein has protein sequence MSPHSGIEDLRQFAEWILQVGNGISEGTSNGTNLIQIPFEFLITDYNDLIQAIVKASYSYYIANLANEYHLKGRAILAPTINAIDKVNDYMTTMNNNECKTYVSSNKCLPNKGSNEIKGIHTSGFLVTIKYSGVPNHELKLKVGCPVMLIRNIDHSSGIFNGTRLIMTRLRDKVIKAKLLNSNKYFDKIFIPRMTLIF, from the coding sequence ATGTCACCACATAGTGGCATAGAAGATTTAAGGCAATTTGCTGAATGGATCCTTCAAGTGGGTAATGGAATATCTGAAGGGACATCTAATGGTACCAATTTGATTCAAATACCCTTTGAATTCCTTATCACTGATTATAATGATCTGATTCAAGCAATTGTTAAAGCAAGCTATTCATATTATATTGCTAACCTGGCTAATGAATACCACTTGAAGGGTCGAGCTATTTTAGCTCCTACAATTAATGCAATAGATAAAGTGAATGACTACATGAcgacaatgaacaacaatgaatgCAAGACTTATGTAAGCTCCAATAAATGTTTGCCTAACAAAGGTAGCAATGAAATTAAAGGAATACACACATCAGGGTTCTTAGTTACAATCAAATACTCTGGGGTgccaaatcatgaattgaaactaaAAGTTGGGTGCCCTGTTATGCTCATTAGAAATATTGATCACTCATCAGGTATTTTCAATGGTACCAGATTGATAATGACAAGACTTAGAGATAAAGTTATAAAAGCAAAACTGTTAAATTCAAACAAGTACTTCgataaaatttttattcctaGAATGACACTCATCTTCTGA